In Neofelis nebulosa isolate mNeoNeb1 chromosome 10, mNeoNeb1.pri, whole genome shotgun sequence, one DNA window encodes the following:
- the LOC131488822 gene encoding olfactory receptor 10AG1-like yields the protein MENRLKTGISNVTTLVEFVLLGFSDIPNLHWTLFGIFLVIYLTILMCNSIIILVTRIDSALQTPMYFFLGNLSFLEICYVTVTIPRMLMDLLTQKGNISFFACAAQMCFVLMFGGSECLLLTVMAYDRYVAICNPLHYPLIMNHKVCVQLVTVSWISGVPVVIGQTCQIFSLPFCGSNTINHFFCDLPPVLQLACGDTFVNEIAVYVVAVIFVMAPFLLIVVSYGKIISSILKLSSAKGRAKAFSTCSSHLIVVVLFYGTATITYLQPKPNQSEGVGKLISLFYTVLIPTLNPIIYTLRNKDITVALRKLLTKILI from the coding sequence ATGGAGAATCGATTAAAAACAGGAATTTCAAATGTTACTACACTGGTGGAATTTGTTCTCTTGGGGTTTTCTGATATTCCCAATCTCCACTGGACTCTTTTTGGGATATTTTTAGTCATCTACCTAACTATCCTGATGTGCAATAGCATCATAATATTGGTAACAAGAATTGACTCTGCTCTCCAGAcccccatgtatttttttcttggcaaTCTCTCCTTCTTAGAAATCTGTTATGTAACAGTCACTATCCCCAGAATGCTCATGGACTTATTGACtcagaaaggaaatatttctttctttgcctgtgcTGCACAAATGTGTTTTGTCCTTATGTTTGGAGGCTCAGAGTGTCTTCTCCTGACagtgatggcctatgaccgctacgtGGCCATTTGTAACCCTCTGCACTATCCTCTAATCATGAACCACAAGGTCTGTGTCCAACTGGTGACTGTCTCCTGGATCAGTGGAGTCCCAGTTGTAATTGGGCAAACGTGccagattttctctctgcccttttgtGGGTCTAACACAATTAATCATTTCTTCTGTGACCTCCCCCCAGTACTCCAGCTAGCTTGTGGGGACACATTTGTGAATGAGATAGCAGTCTACGTAGTTGCAGTGATATTTGTCATGGCTCCATTTCTGTTGATTGTTGTCTCCTATGGCAAAATTATCTCCAGCATTCTGAAATTGTCGTCAGCCAAAGGGAGGGCTAAAGCCTTCTCCACCTGTTCTTCTCACCTGATAGTTGTCGTCTTATTCTATGGAACGGCTACCATCACGTACTTACAACCCAAACCAAATCAATCTGAAGGAGTTGGGAAATTGATCTCTCTTTTCTACACCGTTTTGATCCCAACTTTGAATCCCATTATATATACTCTGAGGAACAAAGACATCACAGTGGCACTGAGAAAATTACTAACGAAGATTTTAATATGA
- the LOC131486661 gene encoding olfactory receptor 5T1-like — protein MSAVPSDLDLYRIQMENVTEVTTFILMGFTNDFKLQVFLFFLFLAIYLFTMMGNLGMVLLVIGDSRLHNPMYYFLSVLSFLDACYSSAVTPKMLVNFLSENKAISFLGCAAQMFLFVTFGTTECFILAAMAYDRYVAIYNPLLYSVRMSPRVYVPLIISCYVGGFLHATLHTVATFSLSFCASNEIKHVFCDIPPLLAISCSDTHINQLLVFYFAGSIEISTILIVLVSYGFILLAILRMHSAEGRRKVFSTCGSHLTGVSIFHGTVLFMYVRPNSSYALDHDMIVSVFYTIVIPMLNPIIYSLRNKDVKDAMKRVFGKNWFANKVYFSH, from the coding sequence atgtcAGCAGTGCCATCAGATTTAGATTTATACAGGATTCAGATGGAAAATGTGACTGAAGTCACGACATTTATATTGATGGGCTTCACAAATGATTTTAAGCTGCaagttttcctatttttcctatttctagCAATCTATCTTTTTACGATGATGGGAAACTTGGGAATGGTTTTATTGGTCATTGGGGATTCTCGGCTCCATAACCCTATGTACTATTTTCTGAGTGTCTTATCATTCCTGGATGCCTGCTACTCTTCAGCTGTCACCCCAAAAATGTTAGTCAATTTCTTGTCAGAGAATAAAGCCATTTCATTCCTTGGATGTGCAGCACAGATGTTTCTCTTTGTTACTTTCGGAACCACGGAATGTTTTATCTTAGCTGCAATGGCTTATGATCGATATGTAGCAATCTACAACCCTCTCCTGTATTCAGTTAGAATGTCACCCAGAGTCTACGTGCCGCTCATAATTTCCTGCTATGTTGGTGGCTTTCTGCATGCTACTTTACACACCGTGGCTACTTTTAGTCTATCCTTCTGCGCATCCAATGAAATTAAACATGTCTTTTGTGACATCCCTCCTCTTCTCGCTATTTCTTGTTCTGACACTCACATAAACCAACTGCTAGTCTTTTACTTTGCGGGATCTATTGAGATATCCACTATCCTCATAGTCCTGGTATCCTATGGTTTTATTCTGTTGGCCATTCTGAGGATGCATTCCGCTGAAGGGAGGCGGAAGGTCTTTTCCACGTGTGGCTCTCACCTAACTGGAGTATCAATTTTTCACGGTACGGTTCTCTTCATGTATGTGAGACCTAATTCCAGCTATGCTTTGGATCATGATATGATAGTGTCAGTATTTTACACGATTGTGATTCCTATGCTGAATCCCATCATCTATAGTTTGAGgaacaaagatgtgaaagatgCAATGAAAAGAGTGTTTGGTAAAAACTGGTTTGCCAATAAAGTATACTTTTCACACTAA
- the LOC131488823 gene encoding olfactory receptor 10AG1-like, giving the protein MEKKTEVNLTSVMEFVLLGFSDIPNLQMFLFVIFFFVYVIILMGNGIIVLIARVDQALQTPMYFFLSNFSFLEICFVSVTLPRMLTNLWTQKRNISLFACATQMSFVLTLGNIECLLLTVMAYDRYVAICNPLHYPLVMNHKVCVQMVVACWITGVPVETVQTYQIFSLPFCGSNQINHFFCDIPPLLKLACGDTFLNEMLVFTVAVLFVMIPFLLILGSYIKIISTILRLPSATGRTKAFSTCSSHITVVAMFFGSAIITYLRPKSKHSSRADKFLSLFYTIVTPMFNPMIYTLRNKDAMMALKKLLP; this is encoded by the coding sequence atggagaaaaaaacagaagtaaatctCACTTCAGTGATGGAATTTGTTCTTTTGGGATTTTCTGATATTCCCAAtcttcaaatgtttctttttgtaatatttttctttgtctatgtGATAATTCTGATGGGAAATGGCATCATTGTTCTCATAGCCAGGGTTGACCAGGCTCTTCAGACGcccatgtattttttccttagtaatttttccttcttggaaATCTGTTTTGTATCTGTCACTCTCCCCAGAATGCTCACAAACCTTTGGactcagaaaagaaatatttctttgtttgcCTGTGCAACACAAATGAGTTTTGTCCTTACGCTTGGAAACATAGAGTGCCTCCTTCTGACagtgatggcctatgaccgctacgtGGCCATTTGTAACCCTCTGCACTATCCTTTAGTTATGAACCACAAGGTCTGTGTCCAGATGGTAGTGGCCTGCTGGATCACTGGAGTTCCAGTGGAGACAGTGCAGACATACCAAATTTTCTCTCTGCCATTTTGTGGGTCTAACCAAATCAATCACTTCTTCTGTGACATCCCTCCACTACTCAAGTTGGCCTGTGGGGACACATTCCTGAATGAGATGTTAGTCTTTACAGTCGCTGTGCTGTTTGTTATGATCCCCTTTCTGTTGATACTTGGATCCTACATCAAAATCATCTCCACCATTCTGAGGTTGCCATCAGCAACAGGACGAACCAAAGCTTTCTCCACCTGCTCGTCTCATATCACAGTTGTGGCGATGTTCTTTGGATCTGCAATCATCACATATTTACGGCCCAAATCTAAACATTCTTCCAGAGCAGacaagtttctctctcttttctataCCATTGTCACCCCAATGTTTAATCCTATGATATACACTCTGAGAAATAAGGATGCCATGATGGCCTTGAAAAAATTGTTACCTTAA